A genome region from Geodermatophilus bullaregiensis includes the following:
- the rpmH gene encoding 50S ribosomal protein L34: protein MSKRTFQPNNRRRSKTHGFRLRMRTRAGRAILAGRRRKGREKLSA from the coding sequence GTGAGCAAGCGCACCTTCCAGCCGAACAACCGCCGCCGGTCCAAGACCCACGGCTTCCGGCTCCGGATGCGCACCCGCGCCGGCCGCGCCATCCTCGCCGGCCGCCGCCGCAAGGGCCGCGAGAAGCTCTCCGCCTGA
- the dnaA gene encoding chromosomal replication initiator protein DnaA codes for MADATVDLATVWDSVRERLATSLTRQQNAMLDLTRPLGLVEDTAVLAAPNEFTQTVLESRMRRVLAEALSEQFGRDIRVAVQLEDSPADAAPAREEAPTRRPWTPPAGDRPTDEDRERADDGRSAFGVRSDARPLDRSFDGAGFDPAPTYDPPAYDPPAYDAPAASAGAGEPAERPGADEWGATDWSPAGRGRTGGRRRGPRPGEGAEVLPFDLGDDDGPPGAPEDVDGPPRRSAGTRGGGSAVPLFGDRRPPGLDPGLNPKYVFDSFVIGNSNRFAHAAAVAVAEAPARAYNPLFVYGDSGLGKTHLLHAIGHYAARMFPNVRVRYVSTEEFTNEFINLVHSGRAEDFRRRYRDIDFLLIDDIQFLERAERTQEEFFHTFNTLHNASKQIVITSDRAPKKLTTLEDRLRTRFEWGLITDVQAPDLETRIAILRKKAYGERLQAPDPVLEFIASKVQTNIRELEGALIRVTAFASLNKQQVDLPLAELVLKDLISDEQGPQITAAIIMAATAEYFSVTMEELQGSNRSRTLVNARQIAMYLCRELTELSLPRIGASFGGKDHTTVMHAVKKITNLMSERRATYTQVTELTARIKSRARQ; via the coding sequence ATGGCCGATGCCACGGTCGACCTGGCGACGGTCTGGGACTCGGTCCGCGAACGGCTGGCCACCAGCCTGACCCGCCAGCAGAACGCGATGCTCGACCTCACCCGGCCGCTGGGCCTGGTCGAGGACACCGCGGTGCTGGCCGCGCCCAACGAGTTCACCCAGACCGTGCTCGAGTCGCGCATGCGCCGGGTGCTGGCCGAGGCGCTGTCCGAGCAGTTCGGCCGGGACATCCGGGTCGCCGTGCAGCTCGAGGACAGCCCGGCCGATGCCGCACCGGCGCGCGAGGAGGCCCCGACCCGCCGGCCCTGGACGCCTCCGGCCGGGGACCGGCCCACCGACGAGGACCGGGAGCGGGCCGACGACGGGCGCAGCGCGTTCGGCGTGCGCAGCGACGCGCGACCGCTGGACCGCTCCTTCGACGGCGCCGGCTTCGACCCCGCACCCACCTACGACCCGCCGGCGTACGACCCGCCGGCGTACGACGCCCCGGCCGCCTCGGCCGGGGCCGGTGAGCCGGCCGAGCGTCCCGGCGCCGACGAGTGGGGCGCCACGGACTGGAGCCCCGCCGGGCGGGGCCGCACCGGCGGCCGGCGGCGCGGTCCGCGGCCGGGGGAGGGCGCCGAGGTGCTGCCCTTCGACCTCGGCGACGACGACGGCCCACCCGGGGCGCCCGAGGACGTCGACGGTCCGCCGCGGCGCAGCGCGGGCACGCGCGGGGGCGGGAGCGCGGTGCCGCTGTTCGGTGACCGCCGCCCGCCGGGTCTGGACCCGGGCCTGAACCCCAAGTACGTCTTCGACAGCTTCGTCATCGGCAACAGCAACCGGTTCGCCCACGCCGCGGCCGTCGCCGTCGCCGAGGCGCCGGCGCGCGCGTACAACCCGCTGTTCGTCTACGGCGACTCGGGGCTCGGCAAGACCCACCTGCTGCACGCGATCGGGCACTACGCGGCGCGGATGTTCCCCAACGTGCGCGTCCGGTACGTGAGCACCGAGGAGTTCACCAACGAGTTCATCAACCTGGTGCACTCCGGGCGGGCCGAGGACTTCCGCCGCCGCTACCGGGACATCGACTTCCTGCTCATCGACGACATCCAGTTCCTGGAGCGCGCCGAGCGGACGCAGGAGGAGTTCTTCCACACCTTCAACACGCTGCACAACGCCAGCAAGCAGATCGTCATCACCTCCGACCGGGCGCCGAAGAAGCTGACCACGCTCGAGGACCGGCTGCGCACACGCTTCGAGTGGGGACTGATCACCGACGTCCAGGCGCCGGACCTGGAGACCCGCATCGCGATCCTGCGCAAGAAGGCCTACGGCGAGCGCCTGCAGGCGCCCGACCCGGTGCTGGAGTTCATCGCCAGCAAGGTGCAGACCAACATCCGCGAGCTCGAGGGCGCGCTGATCCGCGTCACGGCGTTCGCCAGCCTCAACAAGCAGCAGGTCGACCTCCCGCTGGCCGAGCTGGTCCTCAAGGACCTGATCAGCGACGAGCAGGGTCCGCAGATCACCGCCGCGATCATCATGGCGGCCACCGCGGAGTACTTCTCCGTGACGATGGAGGAGCTGCAGGGCTCCAACCGCAGCCGCACGCTGGTCAACGCCCGCCAGATCGCCATGTACCTGTGCCGGGAGCTCACCGAGCTGTCCCTGCCGCGGATCGGCGCCTCCTTCGGCGGCAAGGACCACACCACGGTCATGCACGCCGTCAAGAAGATCACCAACCTGATGAGCGAGCGCCGCGCGACGTACACGCAGGTCACCGAGCTCACGGCGCGGATCAAGAGCCGCGCCCGGCAGTGA
- the dnaN gene encoding DNA polymerase III subunit beta: MNDAPRPVGARTPDSSGAQTTKQWAVQSWGGSVMEFRVTREVLADAVAWTARSLPPRPSVPVLAGILLEVDGSQLSVSGFDYEVSARAEVDVQGGESGRVLVPGRLLAEITRALPPHPVEVRAEGPRLSITCGNARFSLPTLPVEDYPSLPSMPSSAGVVDSDVFAEAVAQVAVAAGRDDTLPMLTGVRLEIDDDRVTLAATDRYRLAVREFAWRPETPGVSAAVLVPARTLAEAARTLTSGPEIVVSLSSGGSGEGILGLSGKDRQTTTRLLDAEFVKYRAIMPSDSSANATLPVVPFTDAAKRVALVAERGTPLRCEFTPGQVTLRAGGSDDEGQAEERCDVEFDGDPLTIGFNPTFLLDGLAAVHTGRARMDFTSPLKPAVLSGVEEPAADDGDGAQRPADRPGSYRYLIMPVRLPG, from the coding sequence ATGAACGACGCACCGCGCCCGGTCGGCGCACGGACGCCGGACAGCAGCGGTGCACAGACGACGAAGCAGTGGGCCGTGCAGAGCTGGGGTGGGTCGGTCATGGAGTTCCGGGTGACACGCGAGGTGCTCGCCGATGCCGTCGCGTGGACGGCGCGCAGCCTGCCGCCGCGCCCGTCGGTGCCGGTGCTCGCCGGCATCCTGCTCGAGGTCGACGGCAGCCAGCTGTCGGTGTCCGGCTTCGACTACGAGGTCTCTGCGCGCGCGGAGGTCGACGTGCAGGGCGGGGAGAGCGGCCGCGTGCTCGTCCCCGGCCGGCTGCTGGCCGAGATCACCCGGGCGCTGCCGCCGCACCCGGTCGAGGTCCGTGCCGAGGGCCCGCGCCTGTCGATCACCTGCGGCAACGCCCGGTTCAGCCTGCCGACGCTGCCGGTCGAGGACTACCCGTCCCTGCCGTCCATGCCGTCGTCGGCGGGTGTGGTCGACAGCGACGTGTTCGCCGAGGCGGTCGCCCAGGTCGCCGTCGCCGCCGGGCGCGACGACACCCTGCCGATGCTCACCGGCGTGCGGCTGGAGATCGACGACGACCGGGTGACCCTCGCGGCCACCGACCGCTACCGGCTGGCGGTGCGCGAGTTCGCCTGGCGCCCGGAGACCCCGGGGGTCTCGGCCGCCGTGCTGGTGCCCGCCCGGACGCTGGCCGAGGCGGCCCGGACGCTGACCAGCGGCCCGGAGATCGTCGTCTCGCTGTCCTCCGGCGGCTCGGGCGAGGGCATCCTCGGCCTGTCCGGCAAGGACCGGCAGACCACCACCCGGCTGCTCGACGCCGAGTTCGTGAAGTACCGGGCGATCATGCCGAGCGACTCCAGCGCCAACGCGACGCTGCCGGTCGTGCCGTTCACCGACGCCGCCAAGCGGGTGGCGCTGGTCGCCGAGCGGGGCACCCCGCTGCGCTGCGAGTTCACCCCCGGCCAGGTGACCCTGCGCGCCGGCGGCAGCGACGACGAGGGCCAGGCCGAGGAGCGCTGCGACGTCGAGTTCGACGGCGACCCGCTGACCATCGGCTTCAACCCGACGTTCCTGCTCGACGGGCTGGCCGCGGTGCACACCGGCCGGGCGCGGATGGACTTCACCAGCCCGCTCAAGCCCGCCGTGCTCTCCGGTGTCGAGGAGCCGGCCGCCGACGACGGGGACGGCGCCCAGCGCCCTGCCGACCGCCCGGGCAGCTACCGCTACCTGATCATGCCGGTGCGCCTGCCCGGCTGA
- the gnd gene encoding phosphogluconate dehydrogenase (NAD(+)-dependent, decarboxylating): MQLGLIGLGKMGGNMAERLRRAGHEVVGYDRAPGRRDVDSLEGLVGALSAPRVVWVMVPAGDPTRQTVRELGDLLEPGDVVVDGGNSKFTDDAVHAGILGEKGIGYVDAGVSGGVWGLENGYALMVGGSAEDVAKVQPVFDALKPPEPTDASGQAVPGAGFVHAGPVGAGHYAKMVHNGIEYAMMQAYGEGYELLAAKDLIEDVPGVVASWTQGTVIRSWLLDLLVRALQEDPALEQISGYAEDSGEGRWTVMEAIDNAVPMPAIAASLFARFSSRQEDSPTMKAVAALRNQFGGHAVHAVQAQEVERPA, translated from the coding sequence GTGCAGCTGGGGCTGATCGGGCTGGGCAAGATGGGCGGCAACATGGCCGAGCGGCTGCGTCGCGCCGGTCACGAGGTGGTCGGGTACGACCGCGCGCCCGGCAGGCGGGACGTCGACAGCCTGGAGGGGCTGGTCGGCGCGCTGTCGGCCCCGCGCGTGGTGTGGGTGATGGTCCCGGCCGGTGACCCCACGCGGCAGACCGTCCGCGAGCTGGGGGACCTGCTCGAGCCCGGCGACGTCGTCGTCGACGGCGGCAACTCCAAGTTCACCGACGACGCGGTGCACGCCGGGATCCTGGGCGAGAAGGGCATCGGCTACGTGGACGCCGGTGTCTCCGGTGGGGTGTGGGGCCTGGAGAACGGCTACGCGCTGATGGTCGGGGGCTCCGCCGAGGACGTCGCCAAGGTGCAGCCGGTGTTCGACGCGCTCAAGCCGCCCGAGCCGACCGACGCGTCGGGCCAGGCCGTGCCCGGCGCCGGGTTCGTGCACGCCGGCCCGGTCGGTGCCGGCCACTACGCGAAGATGGTCCACAACGGCATCGAGTACGCGATGATGCAGGCCTACGGCGAGGGCTACGAGCTGCTGGCCGCCAAGGACCTCATCGAGGACGTCCCCGGCGTCGTCGCCTCCTGGACCCAGGGCACCGTCATCCGCTCCTGGCTGCTGGACCTGCTGGTCCGCGCGCTGCAGGAGGACCCGGCCCTGGAGCAGATCTCCGGCTACGCCGAGGACTCCGGCGAGGGCCGCTGGACGGTCATGGAGGCCATCGACAACGCCGTCCCCATGCCGGCCATCGCCGCCTCGCTGTTCGCCCGGTTCTCCTCCCGCCAGGAGGACTCCCCGACCATGAAGGCGGTGGCCGCCCTGCGCAACCAGTTCGGCGGGCACGCGGTGCACGCCGTCCAGGCGCAGGAGGTCGAGCGCCCGGCATGA
- the recF gene encoding DNA replication/repair protein RecF (All proteins in this family for which functions are known are DNA-binding proteins that assist the filamentation of RecA onto DNA for the initiation of recombination or recombinational repair.): MYVRHLQLVDFRSWAKVDLALQPGPTVIVGRNGEGKTNLVEAVGYLATMSSHRVSADAPLVRHGASQAVVRAALRREDRELLVEVEVNPGRANRVRVNRAALPRPRELLGLVKTVLFAPEDLALVRGDPAERRRFLDDLLVSRTPRLAGVRSDYDRVLRQRNALLKTARMARGDALATLDVWDTHLVELGGQLLAARLALVADLVPHVARAYAGVAGPGSVPAGLGYASSVPRAGDGSPLEPAVPTPPAAELSAALRERIAERRRDEVDRGVTLVGPHRDDLVLHLGPAPAKGFASHGESWSLALALKLGCFGLLRADGEEPILVLDDVFATLDAGRRAALAEVARAAEQTLVTAAVLDDVPEELRGARVEVSDGTATLVEPTGEEVPGV; the protein is encoded by the coding sequence GTGTACGTCCGGCACCTGCAGCTGGTCGACTTCCGCAGCTGGGCGAAGGTCGACCTGGCGCTGCAGCCGGGCCCCACGGTCATCGTCGGCCGCAACGGGGAGGGCAAGACCAACCTCGTGGAGGCGGTCGGCTACCTCGCGACCATGAGCAGCCACCGGGTGTCGGCCGACGCCCCGCTGGTGCGGCACGGGGCGTCGCAGGCCGTCGTCCGGGCGGCGCTGCGGCGCGAGGACCGCGAGCTGCTCGTCGAGGTGGAGGTCAACCCCGGGCGGGCCAACCGGGTGCGGGTCAACCGGGCCGCGCTGCCCCGCCCGCGGGAGCTGCTCGGGCTGGTCAAGACCGTGCTGTTCGCCCCCGAGGACCTCGCGCTGGTGCGTGGCGACCCCGCCGAGCGGCGGCGCTTCCTCGACGACCTGCTGGTCAGCCGCACCCCGCGGCTGGCCGGCGTCCGCAGCGACTACGACCGGGTGCTCCGGCAGCGCAACGCCCTGCTCAAGACCGCCCGGATGGCCCGCGGCGACGCGCTGGCCACGCTCGACGTCTGGGACACCCACCTGGTGGAGCTCGGCGGGCAGCTGCTGGCCGCCCGGCTGGCGCTGGTCGCCGACCTCGTGCCGCACGTGGCGCGCGCCTACGCCGGCGTCGCCGGACCGGGCTCGGTGCCCGCGGGCCTGGGCTACGCCAGCAGCGTGCCCCGGGCCGGCGACGGGTCGCCGCTGGAGCCCGCCGTCCCGACACCGCCGGCCGCCGAGCTGTCCGCGGCGCTGCGCGAGCGCATCGCCGAGCGCCGCCGCGACGAGGTCGACCGCGGCGTGACGCTGGTCGGCCCGCACCGCGACGACCTGGTGCTGCACCTGGGACCCGCGCCGGCCAAGGGCTTCGCCAGCCACGGGGAGTCCTGGTCGCTGGCGCTGGCGCTCAAGCTGGGCTGCTTCGGCCTGCTGCGGGCCGACGGCGAGGAGCCGATCCTGGTCCTGGACGACGTCTTCGCCACCCTGGACGCCGGCCGGCGGGCCGCGCTCGCCGAGGTGGCCCGCGCGGCGGAGCAGACGCTCGTCACCGCGGCCGTCCTCGACGACGTGCCCGAGGAGCTGAGAGGAGCGCGCGTGGAGGTCTCCGACGGGACGGCGACGCTGGTGGAGCCCACGGGGGAGGAGGTGCCCGGTGTCTGA
- a CDS encoding DUF721 domain-containing protein — MSDDRPARPSDIARAALEAARAASASRPAPTRRRVAGPRRRWTGPHPGDDDPQPLARLVDSLVSTQDWSEQTRVGAVFGRWSTLVGPDIAAHCRPETLTEGELLVVAESTAWATQLRLLAPTILARLRAQVGGDVVTRLRVVGPTAPSWKKGPRSVRGRGPRDTYG; from the coding sequence GTGTCTGACGACCGCCCGGCCCGGCCCAGCGACATCGCCCGCGCCGCACTGGAGGCGGCCCGGGCGGCCTCGGCCTCGCGACCGGCCCCCACCCGCCGCCGGGTGGCCGGCCCGCGGCGGCGGTGGACCGGTCCCCACCCCGGCGACGACGACCCGCAGCCGCTGGCCCGGCTCGTCGACTCGCTGGTCAGCACGCAGGACTGGTCGGAGCAGACGCGGGTCGGCGCGGTGTTCGGCCGGTGGTCGACGCTGGTCGGGCCCGACATCGCCGCGCACTGCCGCCCCGAGACGCTCACCGAGGGGGAGCTGCTCGTCGTCGCCGAGTCCACCGCCTGGGCCACGCAGCTGCGGCTGCTGGCCCCGACGATCCTCGCCCGGCTGCGCGCGCAGGTCGGCGGGGACGTCGTGACCCGGCTGCGCGTTGTCGGACCGACGGCCCCCAGCTGGAAGAAGGGCCCGCGGTCGGTCCGCGGGCGGGGACCCCGCGACACGTACGGATGA